In Caloenas nicobarica isolate bCalNic1 chromosome 5, bCalNic1.hap1, whole genome shotgun sequence, a single genomic region encodes these proteins:
- the MAPK1IP1L gene encoding MAPK-interacting and spindle-stabilizing protein-like: protein MSGTDDFSLADALPDQSPAKTPKVNSTKPGQQPGQPPQGWPASNPWNNPSAPPTAPTGLPPSTSASSVPFGPPPAGMYPSMPPGPPAPFPPPPTGPTCPPPGGPYPPPAVPGPVPPGQYPPPNMPFPELPRPYGGPTEPAAPPAPVGPWGSMPSGAWGPTMGGQYPAPSMPYPPPGPYSAPTQTPGAAPTVPWGTVPPGTWGPSPPGPFPPPAGSYPAPGLYPTPPNPFQVPSGPAGAPSMPGGPHPYR from the exons ATGTCTGGAACTGATGATTTTTCG TTGGCAGATGCTTTACCAGATCAGTCGCCTGCTAAAACCCCCAAAGTGAACAGCACAAAACCCGGCCAGCAGCCTGGTCAGCCACCGCAGGGTTGGCCGGCTTCAAATCCTTGGAACAACCCGAGCGCTCCTCCTACGGCCCCGACTGGGCTGCCGCCGAGTACGTCCGCATCCAGTGTGCCCTTTGGACCTCCGCCAGCCGGAATGTATCCTTCAATGCCCCCCGGACCGCCTGCtccatttcctcctcctcctacCGGACCCACTTGCCCTCCTCCCGGAGGCCCATATCCACCCCCAGCTGTGCCAGGTCCTGTCCCACCAGGGCAATATCCTCCACCAAATATGCCCTTTCCAGAGCTTCCAAGACCTTACGGTGGTCCGACAGAGCCAGCTGCACCTCCTGCTCCTGTTGGGCCATGGGGATCCATGCCCTCCGGAGCATGGGGACCAACAATGGGAGGGCAGTATCCTGCGCCCAGCATGCCATATCCACCCCCAGGGCCATATTCCGCTCCTACCCAGACTCCAGGGGCTGCGCCAACAGTACCGTGGGGGACGGTTCcacctgggacatggggaccttCACCGCCAGGTCCGTTTCCTCCACCCGCAGGATCATATCCAGCTCCGGGACTATATCCTACGCCCCCTAATCCTTTTCAAGTGCCGTCTGGTCCTGCTGGTGCTCCATCAATGCCTGGTGGTCCCCAT CCTTACCGTTGA